From Mustela erminea isolate mMusErm1 chromosome 1, mMusErm1.Pri, whole genome shotgun sequence, a single genomic window includes:
- the TSC22D2 gene encoding TSC22 domain family protein 2 isoform X4, whose translation MSKMPAKKKSCFQITSVTTAQVATSITEDTESLDDPDESRTEDVSSEIFDVSRATDYGPEEVCERSSSEETLNNVGDAETPGTVSPNLLLDGQLAAAAAAPANGGGAVSARSVAGALASTLVAAATSAPSSGAPGAPPVAGSSAGPGTAAASQPPTTCSSRFRVIKLDHGSGEPYRRGRWTCMEYYERDSDSSVLTRSGDCIRHSNTFDQTAERDSGLGATGGSVVVVVASMQGAHGPDSGTDSSLTAVSQLPPSEKMSQLAPAQPQSFGVGQPQPQPPPPVGGAVVQSAAPVPPFPGAATGPQQMMAAPQPSQPQGTGPGILPQGPNGQGLPLTNVTLTQPGVALPQQPGPAVSAPAKQQPQPFAYPQPQLPPGHLLPVQPAGQSEYLPQHVAGLQPPSPAQPSSTGAGASLATAASLPVGTGQNAASVGAQIMGVSSLPSEAVAPGPGPAPGGQAAPGQPAGVPLAAVGCAVPPGLVPPGTGQPQSVPPPQMGGSGAPSAVPGGPHAVLPGVPNVPAAVPAPSVPSVSTTSVTMPNVPAPLVQPQQLSSHTPVSRSSSIIQHVGLPLAQGTPSAPTSLPQSDLSQFQTQTQPSVGQVDDTRRKSEPLPQPPLSLIAENKPVVKPPVADALANPLQLTPMNSLATSVFSIAIPVDGDEDRIFFRIQHRRRNVT comes from the exons ATGTCCAAGATGCCGGCCAAGAAGAAGAGCTGCTTCCAGATCACTAGTGTCACCACGGCCCAGGTGGCCACTAGCATCACCGAGGACACTGAGAGCCTGGACGACCCGGACGAGTCACGTACAGAGGACGTCTCCTCCGAGATATTCGACGTTTCTCGGGCTACGGATTATGGCCCTGAGGAGGTCTGCGAGCGCAGCTCCTCGGAAGAGACACTCAACAATGTTGGGGATGCGGAGACTCCCGGGACCGTCTCCCCAAACCTCCTCCTGGACGGGCAGCTGGCGGCCGCGGCGGCTGCTCCCGCCAACGGAGGAGGAGCCGTTTCGGCCCGGAGCGTGGCTGGGGCGCTGGCCAGTACCCTGGTGGCGGCCGCCACCTCGGCCCCCTCCTCCGGGGCACCTGGTGCCCCGCCGGTCGCGGGCTCGTCTGCCGGGCCAGGGACCGCAGCCGCATCACAGCCCCCCACCACTTGTAGTTCCCGTTTTCGCGTGATCAAGCTGGACCACGGGAGCGGGGAGCCCTACCGCCGCGGCCGATGGACGTGTATGGAATACTATGAGCGGGATTCAGACAGCAGCGTCCTGACCAGGTCTGGGGATTGCATTAGGCACAGCAATACTTTCGACCAGACTGCGGAACGGGACAGCGGCCTGGGCGCCACCGGAGggtcggtggtggtggtggtggcctcCATGCAGGGGGCGCATGGGCCCGACTCGGGAACTGACAGTTCCTTGACTGCTGTGTCACAGCTACCCCCGTCGGAGAAAATGAGCCAGCTCGCCCCGGCCCAGCCGCAGAGTTTTGGCGTTgggcagccacagccacagccaccgCCGCCCGTAGGTGGGGCTGTGGTTCAAAGCGCGGCTCCAGTGCCGCCGTTCCCGGGAGCCGCGACCGGGCCGCAACAAATGATGGCAGCCCCGCAGCCGAGCCAGCCCCAGGGAACGGGCCCCGGCATCCTCCCGCAGGGGCCCAACGGACAGGGGTTGCCGCTGACGAATGTAACCCTGACGCAGCCCGGCGTGGCCCTGCCGCAGCAGCCGGGCCCAGCCGTCAGCGCTCCTGCGAAGCAGCAGCCCCAGCCGTTCGCGTACCCCCAGCCTCAGCTACCGCCCGGACACTTGCTGCCAGTCCAGCCCGCGGGTCAGAGTGAGTACCTACCGCAGCACGTGGCCGGCCTGCAGCCACCTAGCCCCGCGCAGCCCTCCTCCACCGGCGCCGGAGCGAGCCTTGCCACGGCTGCCAGCCTTCCAGTGGGCACCGGCCAGAATGCCGCCTCGGTGGGGGCGCAGATAATGGGCGTGTCTTCCTTGCCCAGTGAAGCTGTGGCCCCGGGGCCGGGACCCGCGCCGGGCGGACAGGCCGCGCCTGGTCAGCCGGCCGGAGTGCCCTTGGCTGCTGTGGGATGCGCCGTGCCGCCGGGCCTGGTTCCCCCTGGGACCGGGCAGCCCCAGTCCGTGCCTCCGCCGCAGATGGGTGGCAGTGGTGCGCCGTCAGCCGTGCCTGGCGGCCCCCACGCCGTGCTGCCCGGAGTTCCAAACGTGCCTGCAGCCGTGCCCGCTCCAAGCGTGCCTAGTGTGTCTACCACCTCTGTAACTATGCCAAATGTACCCGCGCCTCTGGTCCAGCCGCAGCAGCTGAGCAGCCATACGCCAgtcagcaggagcagcagcataATCCAGCATGTTGGGCTGCCCTTAGCGCAAGGCACACCCAGTGCACCAACAAGTCTACCACAGTCTGACCTAAGCCAGTTTCAGACTCAGACCCAACCTTCAGTCGGGCAAGTTGACGATACTAGAAGAAAATCAGAACCCCTACCTCAACCACCACTTTCTCTCATTGCTGAAAATAAGCCTGTTGTGAAGCCTCCTGTTGCAGATGCCCTGGCAAACCCCCTTCAGTTAACACCTATGAACAGTCTGGCCACCTCTGTATTCAGCATAGCTATTCCTGTTGATGGTGATGAAGACAG aattttttttagaattcagCATCGGAGGAGGAATGTGACATAA
- the TSC22D2 gene encoding TSC22 domain family protein 2 isoform X3: MSKMPAKKKSCFQITSVTTAQVATSITEDTESLDDPDESRTEDVSSEIFDVSRATDYGPEEVCERSSSEETLNNVGDAETPGTVSPNLLLDGQLAAAAAAPANGGGAVSARSVAGALASTLVAAATSAPSSGAPGAPPVAGSSAGPGTAAASQPPTTCSSRFRVIKLDHGSGEPYRRGRWTCMEYYERDSDSSVLTRSGDCIRHSNTFDQTAERDSGLGATGGSVVVVVASMQGAHGPDSGTDSSLTAVSQLPPSEKMSQLAPAQPQSFGVGQPQPQPPPPVGGAVVQSAAPVPPFPGAATGPQQMMAAPQPSQPQGTGPGILPQGPNGQGLPLTNVTLTQPGVALPQQPGPAVSAPAKQQPQPFAYPQPQLPPGHLLPVQPAGQSEYLPQHVAGLQPPSPAQPSSTGAGASLATAASLPVGTGQNAASVGAQIMGVSSLPSEAVAPGPGPAPGGQAAPGQPAGVPLAAVGCAVPPGLVPPGTGQPQSVPPPQMGGSGAPSAVPGGPHAVLPGVPNVPAAVPAPSVPSVSTTSVTMPNVPAPLVQPQQLSSHTPVSRSSSIIQHVGLPLAQGTPSAPTSLPQSDLSQFQTQTQPSVGQVDDTRRKSEPLPQPPLSLIAENKPVVKPPVADALANPLQLTPMNSLATSVFSIAIPVDGDEDRNPSTAFYQAFHLNTFQESKNLWDRIFFRIQHRRRNVT, from the exons ATGTCCAAGATGCCGGCCAAGAAGAAGAGCTGCTTCCAGATCACTAGTGTCACCACGGCCCAGGTGGCCACTAGCATCACCGAGGACACTGAGAGCCTGGACGACCCGGACGAGTCACGTACAGAGGACGTCTCCTCCGAGATATTCGACGTTTCTCGGGCTACGGATTATGGCCCTGAGGAGGTCTGCGAGCGCAGCTCCTCGGAAGAGACACTCAACAATGTTGGGGATGCGGAGACTCCCGGGACCGTCTCCCCAAACCTCCTCCTGGACGGGCAGCTGGCGGCCGCGGCGGCTGCTCCCGCCAACGGAGGAGGAGCCGTTTCGGCCCGGAGCGTGGCTGGGGCGCTGGCCAGTACCCTGGTGGCGGCCGCCACCTCGGCCCCCTCCTCCGGGGCACCTGGTGCCCCGCCGGTCGCGGGCTCGTCTGCCGGGCCAGGGACCGCAGCCGCATCACAGCCCCCCACCACTTGTAGTTCCCGTTTTCGCGTGATCAAGCTGGACCACGGGAGCGGGGAGCCCTACCGCCGCGGCCGATGGACGTGTATGGAATACTATGAGCGGGATTCAGACAGCAGCGTCCTGACCAGGTCTGGGGATTGCATTAGGCACAGCAATACTTTCGACCAGACTGCGGAACGGGACAGCGGCCTGGGCGCCACCGGAGggtcggtggtggtggtggtggcctcCATGCAGGGGGCGCATGGGCCCGACTCGGGAACTGACAGTTCCTTGACTGCTGTGTCACAGCTACCCCCGTCGGAGAAAATGAGCCAGCTCGCCCCGGCCCAGCCGCAGAGTTTTGGCGTTgggcagccacagccacagccaccgCCGCCCGTAGGTGGGGCTGTGGTTCAAAGCGCGGCTCCAGTGCCGCCGTTCCCGGGAGCCGCGACCGGGCCGCAACAAATGATGGCAGCCCCGCAGCCGAGCCAGCCCCAGGGAACGGGCCCCGGCATCCTCCCGCAGGGGCCCAACGGACAGGGGTTGCCGCTGACGAATGTAACCCTGACGCAGCCCGGCGTGGCCCTGCCGCAGCAGCCGGGCCCAGCCGTCAGCGCTCCTGCGAAGCAGCAGCCCCAGCCGTTCGCGTACCCCCAGCCTCAGCTACCGCCCGGACACTTGCTGCCAGTCCAGCCCGCGGGTCAGAGTGAGTACCTACCGCAGCACGTGGCCGGCCTGCAGCCACCTAGCCCCGCGCAGCCCTCCTCCACCGGCGCCGGAGCGAGCCTTGCCACGGCTGCCAGCCTTCCAGTGGGCACCGGCCAGAATGCCGCCTCGGTGGGGGCGCAGATAATGGGCGTGTCTTCCTTGCCCAGTGAAGCTGTGGCCCCGGGGCCGGGACCCGCGCCGGGCGGACAGGCCGCGCCTGGTCAGCCGGCCGGAGTGCCCTTGGCTGCTGTGGGATGCGCCGTGCCGCCGGGCCTGGTTCCCCCTGGGACCGGGCAGCCCCAGTCCGTGCCTCCGCCGCAGATGGGTGGCAGTGGTGCGCCGTCAGCCGTGCCTGGCGGCCCCCACGCCGTGCTGCCCGGAGTTCCAAACGTGCCTGCAGCCGTGCCCGCTCCAAGCGTGCCTAGTGTGTCTACCACCTCTGTAACTATGCCAAATGTACCCGCGCCTCTGGTCCAGCCGCAGCAGCTGAGCAGCCATACGCCAgtcagcaggagcagcagcataATCCAGCATGTTGGGCTGCCCTTAGCGCAAGGCACACCCAGTGCACCAACAAGTCTACCACAGTCTGACCTAAGCCAGTTTCAGACTCAGACCCAACCTTCAGTCGGGCAAGTTGACGATACTAGAAGAAAATCAGAACCCCTACCTCAACCACCACTTTCTCTCATTGCTGAAAATAAGCCTGTTGTGAAGCCTCCTGTTGCAGATGCCCTGGCAAACCCCCTTCAGTTAACACCTATGAACAGTCTGGCCACCTCTGTATTCAGCATAGCTATTCCTGTTGATGGTGATGAAGACAG GAATCCTTCAACTGCTTTCTACCAAGCGTTCCATTTGAACACGTTTCAGGAATCAAAGAACCTCTGGGATAG aattttttttagaattcagCATCGGAGGAGGAATGTGACATAA